A single window of Streptomyces globosus DNA harbors:
- a CDS encoding transglutaminase-like domain-containing protein, with protein sequence MTDHLERLTRPTEFLDYETDAVQAFIDHAVKDRAADRTANAVELYHAVRDDVFYEVYGAPLSREGLRASTTATSKEGFCLHKSALYAACVRALGIPSRLVYGDVRNHLASPRLLKHIGGDVFFHGLTQVHLNGRWIKATPVFNKVLCKLYGMEALEFDGVSDSLYHPFSEGGGSMEFLTDHGSFDDVPYDFVMSHMRSKHPGFLDADGTGTVRGGSLADESALTR encoded by the coding sequence ATGACCGACCATCTGGAACGACTCACCCGGCCCACCGAGTTCCTCGACTACGAGACCGACGCAGTGCAGGCCTTCATCGACCACGCCGTCAAGGACCGCGCCGCGGACCGGACGGCCAACGCCGTCGAGCTGTACCACGCGGTGCGCGACGACGTCTTCTACGAGGTGTACGGCGCCCCCCTCTCCCGGGAGGGCCTGCGGGCCTCGACCACTGCCACCTCCAAGGAAGGGTTCTGCCTGCACAAGTCCGCGCTCTACGCGGCCTGCGTGCGCGCGCTCGGCATCCCCTCCCGGCTCGTCTACGGCGACGTGCGCAACCACCTCGCCTCGCCGCGGCTGCTGAAGCACATCGGCGGCGACGTGTTCTTCCACGGCCTCACCCAGGTCCACCTGAACGGCAGGTGGATCAAGGCCACGCCGGTGTTCAACAAGGTGCTCTGCAAGCTCTACGGCATGGAGGCGCTGGAGTTCGACGGCGTCAGCGACAGCCTCTACCACCCCTTCAGTGAGGGCGGCGGCTCCATGGAGTTCCTCACGGACCACGGTTCCTTCGACGATGTCCCCTACGACTTCGTCATGTCCCACATGCGCAGCAAGCACCCCGGTTTCCTCGACGCCGACGGAACCGGCACCGTCCGCGGCGGCAGCCTGGCGGACGAGTCCGCACTCACCCGGTAG
- a CDS encoding maleate cis-trans isomerase family protein, with translation MTDTTSPTDGWDASIRIGVVVPHADVGPEAELQAIAPASVSVHASRIHFAAMRAGGEMDEKIPHAPVRAFVEPPYLDQAVELLAASPLHALTLGFTSSSYVLKAEGERELYERLRPVTRDLPITGTTKAARAAFDALGARRIAVVNPPWFDDELSGQGADYFREFGFEVVHHGPCGLPSDQKAITPGNLSAWIRTIAEHRPDAVLVAGNGIRAVGTIKPLEAELGFHVVTANQVILWHALHLAGAADTALGISDYGHLFGTSPKSEDA, from the coding sequence ATGACCGACACGACCTCTCCCACCGACGGCTGGGACGCCTCGATTCGGATCGGCGTCGTCGTGCCGCACGCCGACGTCGGCCCGGAGGCCGAGCTGCAGGCCATCGCCCCCGCCTCCGTGTCAGTCCACGCCTCGCGCATCCACTTCGCGGCGATGCGTGCCGGCGGCGAGATGGACGAGAAGATACCGCACGCCCCCGTCCGGGCCTTCGTCGAGCCGCCCTACCTCGACCAGGCGGTGGAACTGCTCGCCGCGTCCCCGCTGCACGCCCTCACCCTCGGCTTCACCTCCTCCAGCTACGTCCTGAAGGCGGAGGGCGAGCGGGAGCTGTACGAGCGGCTGCGGCCGGTCACCCGTGACCTGCCGATCACCGGCACCACCAAGGCCGCCCGGGCCGCGTTCGACGCCCTGGGCGCGCGCAGGATCGCGGTGGTCAACCCGCCGTGGTTCGACGACGAGCTCTCCGGCCAGGGCGCCGACTACTTCCGTGAGTTCGGCTTCGAGGTGGTCCACCACGGCCCGTGCGGACTGCCCTCCGACCAGAAGGCGATCACGCCGGGCAACCTGTCCGCGTGGATCCGCACCATCGCCGAGCACCGTCCGGACGCCGTTCTCGTCGCCGGCAACGGCATCCGCGCGGTGGGCACCATCAAGCCGCTCGAAGCGGAGCTCGGCTTCCACGTGGTCACCGCAAACCAGGTGATCCTGTGGCACGCCCTGCACCTGGCCGGTGCCGCCGACACCGCCCTCGGCATCAGCGACTACGGCCAC